ATGGGAAATGAACACCTAAAATTCATGATAGAGGCTCAAAAAGAGGCTGAGAAGAGTTTAAGTGATGGTGGAATTCCAATTGGTTCGGTTCTTGTAAAAAATGATGATATAATAGGCAGAGGGCATAATAAAAGGATTCAAATGGGGTCCAGTATTCTCCATGCTGAGATGGATTGCCTGGAAAACGCAGGTAGGCTGAAATCAACAGATTATAAAGACTGTGTAATTTATACCACCCTCTCACCATGTGCCATGTGTTCCGGGGCAATAATTCTCTATAACATCCCAGTGGTAGTTATGGGGGAGAATGAAAACTTTCAAGGACCTGAACAGTATTTAACAGACTCCGAAGTGGAGTTGATAAATCTAGACCTAGATTCGTGTAAAGATCTGCTGGGAAACTTTATTGAAAACAATTCTGAATTATGGGATGAGGACATTGGGGTATGATTTGAAATTCATTAATGGGCGTAAGTGGATCCAAGGTAGGTTTTTTTTTGTTTGGATTTTTTTCGGAACTATCTATATTAATATTAATAAAGGAAAATTATTTTACAAAAAAATAACAACAATATATTATTGTAATGAATGTTTGGTATGCCTTGAATTTCAGTAAAAAAGTTTCATTAAAAGAAATATGAAAAAACCGAGATTTGGGACAACTAAAAAAAGGGCATAGAAAAATATGGGGTGATAGAAATGGTTAAATGGGGACCAGTAATTGTGGGATTTATTTTAGCAATTATTCTGGGTAACTTATTTGGGGTTTATGTGAATCAGTACTGGGGTGTGAACCTGGGATTATTCATTGCAGGATTCATCGTTGGATACTGGGTACACGAGGGGACAATTGGTGGTTTGTGGAATGCTACTGTAGCTGGTGCACTCGGATCCATAATACTGGCCATTCTACTCATTGTGGGAGGAACTATCTTTGGTGGTATTGCTGGATTTGCAGCAGGAGCAGTAACTGGTTTCACCATTGTTATTGTATCTCTAATCGCCAACATTGTTTTCATGGGTGTTGGTGGTGCCATTGGCGGATTGATCAGTGGAAGTTAAGAAAACTAATCAATTTAATTATTTTCTTTATTTTGTTTGGTCGTGATATTCTTGGATCGCTTATAAATCGTTTTAAAAGTTAATACAGCCTATATTCACGATTTATATATTGAAATTAAAATTTTGGGGTATTGAGATTTCATCAGAGATTTTCAAGGCATTCGTCCATTAAAATCTGTGCATCTTCATTTTCAGGGTTTATAATAAGGGTTTTTCTGAAACATTTTGCTGCGTCTTCGAACTGGTTTAGTTCCATGAATGCCACGCCTTTGTTACTCAGGAAGATCTCGTTATCGGGTTCCAGGAGTAATGCTTTGTTATAACATTCCACAGCTTCATTGAAACGGTTTAATTCCATTAAAGCGTTACCCTTACGATTCCAAGTGGAAGAATCTGTTTCATCATCCAGGCACAGTTCAAGGGAACGATCGTAACAGTCCAAAGCATCTTCGGCCCGGTCAATTTGGGATAAGAGGTTTCCTTTAGCGTTCCATGCTTCGGAGTCCTGTGGGTTTAATTTCAGAATTTTATTATAGCAGTTCAATGCATCACTGAAACGTCCCAGCATCTCAAAAATGAAACCCCTCCAGTACAATACCAACACATTTTCATCGTTGATCTCCAGAGCCCTATCACTGGTTTTAAGTGCTTCTTCTGGGCGGTTGGAGTTTAAAAGAGCTATGGCCTTATTATTTAACACATATTCGTTATCTGGTT
This DNA window, taken from Methanobacterium subterraneum, encodes the following:
- a CDS encoding tetratricopeptide repeat protein, with amino-acid sequence MPILLFGSRHLDLITGQKTTTIRKLWKNPLSHGDRLHCYWNLISKERKKLFEAEVTEVDVIKFSDLIKNDELAREEGFHDASELEAEFRKMYPEHTSAESLFQVIRFRKLPMDEWEGAKINEKAMITKRADILFDVGKFDKSVVCYSAALKIDPNDVYLLNRKGDNLSRLGKFPEAMRCYDQALELEPDNEYVLNNKAIALLNSNRPEEALKTSDRALEINDENVLVLYWRGFIFEMLGRFSDALNCYNKILKLNPQDSEAWNAKGNLLSQIDRAEDALDCYDRSLELCLDDETDSSTWNRKGNALMELNRFNEAVECYNKALLLEPDNEIFLSNKGVAFMELNQFEDAAKCFRKTLIINPENEDAQILMDECLENL
- a CDS encoding nucleoside deaminase, with amino-acid sequence MGNEHLKFMIEAQKEAEKSLSDGGIPIGSVLVKNDDIIGRGHNKRIQMGSSILHAEMDCLENAGRLKSTDYKDCVIYTTLSPCAMCSGAIILYNIPVVVMGENENFQGPEQYLTDSEVELINLDLDSCKDLLGNFIENNSELWDEDIGV
- a CDS encoding DUF5518 domain-containing protein, whose protein sequence is MVKWGPVIVGFILAIILGNLFGVYVNQYWGVNLGLFIAGFIVGYWVHEGTIGGLWNATVAGALGSIILAILLIVGGTIFGGIAGFAAGAVTGFTIVIVSLIANIVFMGVGGAIGGLISGS